A region from the Sulfoacidibacillus ferrooxidans genome encodes:
- a CDS encoding AbiV family abortive infection protein, translated as MKKQTLSPQDAYELIPLAVENAMEFISAGELLAKNRLYSKAFIMASFAVEELGKVDQLQAISVGGNADVYSHDHKNKAFSLREFIAFMTVKYNDVFSPLMECMNNNLTAGELLDLLSEFKNQHPEIEAEVQKFMTASDIDNLHSRWIKMRFKLLYTNPGEKDGIYEKWENAKEEFEMARIVEDGSVFEYLRIFVEGVKASNPAMNNISFSLFREITDPMLNEFKRTLADG; from the coding sequence ATGAAGAAACAAACGCTTTCTCCTCAAGACGCATACGAGTTAATTCCTTTGGCCGTGGAGAACGCAATGGAGTTCATCTCAGCTGGGGAGCTTCTTGCTAAGAATCGGTTATACAGTAAGGCCTTTATTATGGCCTCCTTTGCAGTAGAAGAACTCGGGAAAGTGGATCAATTACAGGCCATTTCAGTCGGTGGGAATGCGGATGTATATAGCCACGATCACAAAAATAAGGCTTTCTCGTTGCGGGAATTTATAGCATTTATGACCGTTAAATATAATGATGTATTCTCACCTCTGATGGAATGCATGAATAACAATCTGACCGCGGGCGAACTTCTTGACTTACTTTCTGAATTCAAAAATCAACATCCGGAAATTGAAGCGGAAGTTCAAAAGTTTATGACTGCTTCTGATATCGACAATCTCCATTCCAGGTGGATAAAAATGAGATTTAAATTGCTATATACGAATCCGGGCGAAAAAGATGGAATATATGAAAAATGGGAAAATGCCAAGGAGGAATTTGAAATGGCGCGCATAGTTGAGGATGGCAGTGTGTTTGAATATTTAAGGATTTTTGTTGAGGGGGTGAAAGCTTCAAATCCTGCAATGAACAATATTTCGTTTTCTCTTTTCAGGGAAATTACGGATCCAATGTTGAACGAATTTAAGCGGACTTTGGCCGACGGTTAG
- a CDS encoding MFS transporter, with the protein MKRYPLVWRLWISRFLTANAAGIGQFSIQWLATTFPNPAFALGYVNTFGSIGSILSSYIFGWLSDNFSPSILMVAGNVVGAVFTIGIGFLLRNQHSMPLLLILVFLWNVFIAITRAASRSLVPQTVDKEDLPTVNAWMGTIAPIQQFLAKGFAGILIATGLFHAFLAAGIVMFLSVFTLISPKHYPKRGTKSHKTTNPLLGLHIVWSSRLLRQMVIYTSVQNFGFSVFLGEYVLYLKQAANLSATQIGVGLSLATVGTVLSLIMGPRLLRSRSQMLVVVSPVLIAAGIAVVSLDGGMGGLVFGLFLLELGSGFANQTIGLIRQRTAPLEFMGSATGALTLLHSVLVPVAMAISGLIAVQYGTGVTMSIAWIVVLISVVFAWGLAKSVQGYLQDTKGDL; encoded by the coding sequence GTGAAGCGGTATCCTCTTGTCTGGCGACTATGGATATCCCGATTTCTGACGGCAAATGCCGCTGGCATTGGTCAGTTCTCGATTCAGTGGCTGGCAACCACATTTCCCAATCCGGCGTTTGCACTAGGATACGTCAATACGTTTGGAAGTATCGGATCCATTCTTAGCAGTTACATTTTTGGATGGCTGTCGGACAACTTCTCTCCATCCATCTTGATGGTAGCAGGTAACGTTGTAGGTGCAGTTTTCACGATAGGTATCGGATTTTTGTTACGCAACCAACACTCCATGCCATTGCTACTCATTCTAGTCTTTCTGTGGAACGTGTTCATAGCGATTACACGGGCTGCTTCACGCTCCCTTGTGCCGCAAACGGTGGATAAAGAAGACTTGCCAACCGTAAATGCCTGGATGGGCACCATCGCGCCGATTCAACAGTTTCTGGCGAAAGGATTCGCTGGCATACTTATTGCGACCGGCCTTTTTCATGCATTTCTCGCGGCCGGTATCGTCATGTTCCTCTCTGTCTTTACTTTAATAAGCCCGAAACACTATCCAAAGAGAGGGACGAAAAGTCACAAGACGACGAATCCTCTTTTGGGGCTGCATATTGTATGGTCCAGTCGACTCCTGCGGCAAATGGTTATCTACACGTCCGTTCAGAACTTTGGCTTCAGTGTCTTCCTCGGGGAATATGTGCTGTATTTGAAGCAAGCTGCAAATCTATCTGCCACCCAAATTGGTGTGGGGCTTAGTCTTGCGACGGTGGGGACTGTGCTGTCATTAATAATGGGTCCGCGGCTGTTACGGAGTCGCAGTCAGATGCTTGTTGTGGTGTCTCCTGTGCTGATTGCTGCTGGAATTGCCGTCGTCTCGCTGGATGGAGGTATGGGTGGGCTTGTGTTCGGTCTGTTTCTACTCGAACTCGGATCTGGATTTGCCAATCAGACGATCGGCTTAATTCGTCAACGCACTGCACCGCTTGAATTTATGGGCTCTGCAACGGGGGCATTAACGTTGCTTCACTCGGTTCTCGTTCCTGTTGCTATGGCGATATCAGGACTCATCGCTGTCCAGTATGGCACGGGCGTGACGATGTCCATAGCGTGGATTGTCGTTCTGATATCGGTCGTCTTTGCATGGGGACTTGCAAAATCAGTTCAGGGCTACCTGCAGGATACTAAGGGGGATCTTTGA
- a CDS encoding Crp/Fnr family transcriptional regulator produces MESSQLLANVSLFRDLSAEELERVRALCVEHHYVRTQTLFSEGQTREAVYFIRKGLIKISKVDVEGREHIVNLLGRGEMFPHVGFFTDDPYPGTAQAVEHSDVLAIGCAAFDRLLMDDPLIARKVMRVMGERIVQLQTKVQDLFISNSHERVLTLLRHLIEEHGRTQHDGVHLRLSITNSEMAMMIGMTRESVNRVWNELRRAGVITGDRGEWIVYPERLP; encoded by the coding sequence ATGGAGTCCAGTCAACTATTGGCGAATGTAAGCCTCTTTCGTGACCTGAGTGCTGAGGAACTAGAACGCGTTCGGGCGCTGTGCGTGGAACACCACTATGTCCGCACACAGACTCTGTTCTCCGAGGGACAGACTCGAGAAGCAGTGTATTTTATTCGTAAGGGACTGATCAAAATCTCCAAGGTCGATGTCGAAGGTCGAGAGCACATCGTGAATCTATTGGGCCGTGGCGAAATGTTCCCACACGTCGGGTTCTTTACGGATGATCCCTATCCAGGCACCGCACAAGCAGTGGAGCACAGCGATGTGTTAGCCATAGGGTGTGCTGCGTTCGATAGGCTGCTGATGGATGATCCGTTGATCGCACGCAAAGTCATGCGCGTCATGGGGGAGCGCATTGTGCAACTGCAGACCAAAGTGCAGGACTTATTCATATCGAACTCTCACGAGCGTGTTCTGACTCTGTTACGGCACCTTATCGAAGAGCATGGAAGAACGCAGCATGACGGCGTGCACTTGCGTCTCTCGATCACTAACAGCGAGATGGCCATGATGATCGGTATGACACGGGAATCCGTCAATCGAGTATGGAATGAGCTGAGACGTGCTGGCGTGATTACAGGCGATCGGGGGGAGTGGATCGTTTACCCGGAACGGTTGCCATGA
- a CDS encoding CGCGG family rSAM-modified RiPP protein, translated as MSKQNWSVNLETEEYADDRDLVIADSIQAILETGPGGFVNLAIAPQHGNPDDYLLRALADRFRDAVAVRFVDQCGCGGYVYRVSRLQ; from the coding sequence ATGAGTAAACAAAATTGGTCCGTAAATTTAGAAACAGAGGAATATGCAGATGATCGTGACCTGGTGATTGCAGACTCTATCCAGGCGATTCTCGAAACGGGGCCGGGGGGATTTGTGAATTTGGCCATTGCGCCACAGCACGGGAATCCCGACGATTACTTGCTTCGGGCTCTGGCTGATCGCTTCCGGGATGCAGTTGCGGTGCGATTCGTGGATCAATGCGGGTGCGGAGGGTATGTATATCGCGTATCGCGCCTCCAATAA
- a CDS encoding DUF2249 domain-containing protein codes for MIDVRQFAPAVKHQTIFGVWDALSHGSWLLLVNDHDPRTLYYQLSAEYAGQFEWTYIEKGPTRWQVQIDKRVRESS; via the coding sequence GTGATTGATGTTCGTCAGTTTGCCCCCGCCGTGAAGCATCAGACCATTTTCGGTGTGTGGGATGCACTATCCCATGGATCGTGGTTGCTACTCGTCAATGATCACGACCCTAGGACGCTATACTATCAACTGTCCGCCGAGTATGCAGGTCAGTTTGAGTGGACCTACATTGAAAAGGGTCCTACTCGTTGGCAGGTACAGATTGACAAGAGAGTGAGGGAGTCGTCATGA
- a CDS encoding DUF2249 domain-containing protein produces MTRRLVELDVRPMLQAREEPFARIMEAVQGLKGNDVLQLHATFLPEPLIRVMSRQGLSHCAVQMSPEHFIVDFYRDDSKRPYKHLDNRGLEPPQPMTRTLECLEGISELQNGDIGLEIWNDRVPAFLLPELDETGWVYEIYEEDDIVRVRIDR; encoded by the coding sequence ATGACACGACGTTTGGTGGAGCTAGATGTTCGCCCGATGCTGCAGGCCAGAGAAGAACCTTTTGCCCGCATTATGGAGGCAGTGCAGGGATTGAAAGGAAATGACGTACTTCAGTTGCATGCGACCTTTCTTCCCGAGCCTTTGATTCGAGTAATGAGTCGACAAGGTCTTTCTCATTGTGCTGTCCAAATGAGTCCAGAGCACTTTATCGTGGACTTCTACAGAGACGATTCGAAACGGCCCTATAAGCATCTCGACAATCGTGGGCTTGAGCCACCGCAACCCATGACGCGCACGCTCGAATGTTTAGAAGGCATCTCGGAGTTGCAAAACGGGGACATCGGACTTGAGATCTGGAATGATCGGGTGCCAGCTTTTTTGCTACCAGAGTTAGATGAAACTGGTTGGGTATATGAGATCTACGAGGAGGATGACATCGTACGGGTTCGGATCGATCGGTAA
- a CDS encoding metal-sulfur cluster assembly factor, with protein sequence MGDGKHGVVDLEEIRERIKEVCDPEIGINLVDLGLIYGLQELEPGTVQVEMTMTTPGCPAHDNLSQAVKWAVAQATHVYMVYVDVVWDPPWSPERMSDAAKRQLGW encoded by the coding sequence ATGGGCGATGGAAAGCACGGTGTCGTCGATCTTGAAGAAATACGTGAGAGGATTAAGGAAGTCTGTGACCCCGAAATAGGGATCAATCTGGTGGACCTTGGGCTGATTTATGGATTGCAGGAACTGGAGCCGGGTACGGTACAAGTGGAGATGACCATGACCACGCCCGGGTGTCCCGCACATGACAACTTGAGTCAAGCGGTGAAATGGGCAGTAGCTCAGGCGACTCATGTTTATATGGTCTACGTCGACGTCGTTTGGGATCCGCCATGGTCGCCAGAACGGATGTCAGACGCCGCAAAGCGCCAATTAGGATGGTGA
- a CDS encoding cupin domain-containing protein, with amino-acid sequence MRKFTLTFTQPKIQTMMQREGLTLRQLSLEEGQTLDRHHAAQVLTIVVLSGEIEFVAGNESVVLRTHDLATIDAYVEHAVRSIKQSVVLLVLTPDAH; translated from the coding sequence ATGAGAAAATTCACACTGACGTTTACACAACCGAAGATCCAAACCATGATGCAGAGGGAAGGATTGACACTGAGGCAATTGTCTTTGGAAGAAGGCCAGACCCTGGACCGCCATCATGCGGCGCAGGTGCTGACGATCGTCGTTTTGTCGGGTGAGATTGAATTTGTGGCGGGCAACGAGAGCGTCGTGTTGCGTACACACGATCTCGCCACGATAGACGCGTACGTGGAGCACGCCGTAAGATCGATCAAGCAAAGCGTGGTGCTGCTCGTACTCACACCGGATGCACATTAA
- a CDS encoding radical SAM protein, with the protein MDVVNEYVQKSPAIQMDFSQSPYIAIWEVTRACQLHCLHCRAQAQRQRDPRELSTAEGLELIDQIAEMGTSFIVFTGGDPLEREDLFTFISYARSLGLHVGISPSATPKVTKEAIVRAKEVGLSRWAFSLDGSTAQIHDQFRGTKGSFDLTINALNILFEEGIAIQLNSTLSVYNFHDLSNIADLAESFGAVLWSVFSLIPTGRARAQDMISAQEHEQVMEWLYQQSLRRPFLIKTTESPEYRRVALLHDSASVRRSVNDGDGFVFISHIGDVFPSGFLPILSGNIRDDKLSHIYRESEVFCALRDRSRLVGKCGICPFREACGGSRARAYAVTGNYFESDPLCLYTPGETVDGISNRHRPQTMLG; encoded by the coding sequence ATGGATGTCGTAAATGAGTACGTGCAAAAGAGTCCCGCTATACAAATGGACTTCTCCCAGTCTCCATATATTGCAATTTGGGAAGTGACTCGTGCATGTCAATTGCACTGTTTACATTGTCGAGCGCAGGCTCAACGGCAGAGAGATCCGCGAGAGCTTTCGACTGCGGAAGGGCTCGAACTTATCGATCAGATTGCTGAAATGGGTACGTCTTTCATCGTATTCACAGGTGGTGATCCTCTGGAACGAGAGGATTTGTTTACGTTTATTTCCTATGCTCGTAGTTTGGGGCTCCATGTTGGCATTTCGCCGAGTGCTACTCCAAAGGTAACTAAAGAGGCCATTGTACGGGCCAAGGAGGTAGGACTGTCTCGGTGGGCTTTCAGTTTAGATGGTTCTACAGCGCAAATCCATGATCAATTTCGAGGAACGAAGGGATCATTTGATCTGACCATAAATGCACTGAATATACTTTTCGAGGAAGGTATTGCCATCCAGCTAAACTCCACATTGTCAGTGTATAACTTTCACGATCTGTCGAATATTGCAGACCTAGCAGAGTCTTTCGGAGCTGTATTGTGGAGTGTGTTTTCGTTGATCCCAACCGGGCGAGCACGTGCACAAGACATGATTTCTGCACAGGAGCATGAGCAAGTAATGGAATGGCTATATCAACAAAGTCTCCGTCGCCCTTTCCTCATCAAAACCACGGAATCCCCTGAATACCGGCGGGTTGCCTTGTTACACGATTCAGCCAGTGTCCGTAGAAGCGTGAATGATGGTGATGGATTTGTTTTTATTTCTCACATTGGGGACGTGTTTCCTAGCGGATTTTTGCCTATTCTATCAGGTAATATACGAGACGATAAGCTCAGCCATATTTATCGCGAATCGGAAGTATTTTGCGCATTACGGGATCGGTCTCGGCTAGTGGGCAAATGTGGTATATGTCCATTTAGAGAGGCCTGCGGGGGATCGCGGGCGCGCGCATACGCAGTCACTGGAAATTATTTTGAGAGTGATCCGTTATGCCTTTATACTCCAGGCGAAACAGTAGATGGAATCAGTAACCGACATCGACCGCAGACAATGCTGGGGTGA
- a CDS encoding IS4 family transposase, with the protein MLWAAKECGTADFGDARLTQRLVSFVAELTEHPQSSLPEALGQWSATKAAHRFFSNEKVTGKAIYDSHRGATLDNMQDQSMILAVQDTTIVTFTLHRKAEGLGPIGQTGLSGFFLHSCLAVSTKGVPQGILAHRLWTRSTEDKGKRELRRQRPLEDKESVRWIDVTKEVRTVVPDTTKVMMVGDRESDIFDLFLLAVNNHDFLVRAAWDRRLHDSDDHLWHVVENAPVLGQTTIKVPRRDERPEREAILTLQAATVTLRTPHHRKKENLAPPTVNALLVREQSPQDGEPPIEWMLLTTLPITTFEEALPCLTWYTYRWRIERYHYILKSGCQIEKLQLETKDRLMRALAVYSIVASRLLRLTYQARETPEAPCTEALRESEWQALYTATHKTTVLPEQPPNMQTAVLWIAKLGGFLGRKSDGNPGLKVLWRGFRRLHDLTTMWEILHPPNIYG; encoded by the coding sequence ATGCTGTGGGCAGCCAAGGAATGCGGAACAGCTGATTTTGGTGATGCTCGTCTTACTCAGCGACTGGTTTCCTTCGTTGCAGAGCTGACTGAGCATCCGCAAAGTTCCTTACCCGAAGCCCTTGGTCAGTGGAGCGCCACCAAAGCGGCCCATCGGTTCTTCAGCAACGAGAAGGTAACAGGTAAGGCCATATACGATTCCCATAGAGGGGCGACTCTAGATAACATGCAGGATCAGTCTATGATTCTGGCCGTACAAGATACGACCATTGTTACTTTCACCTTGCACCGAAAGGCCGAAGGACTGGGACCTATCGGGCAGACAGGTTTGTCTGGTTTTTTCCTACACAGTTGCCTTGCCGTATCTACCAAGGGGGTCCCGCAAGGAATCTTGGCCCACCGTTTGTGGACTCGCTCTACTGAGGATAAGGGAAAACGGGAACTCCGTAGACAACGTCCTTTGGAAGACAAAGAGAGCGTACGTTGGATCGACGTTACGAAAGAAGTACGAACTGTCGTTCCTGATACTACCAAAGTAATGATGGTCGGAGACAGGGAAAGTGATATCTTTGATCTGTTCCTTCTCGCAGTCAACAACCATGATTTTTTGGTTCGAGCCGCCTGGGATCGCCGACTTCATGATTCGGATGACCATCTCTGGCATGTTGTTGAGAACGCCCCCGTCCTTGGTCAAACAACCATCAAAGTACCACGTAGAGACGAACGCCCTGAACGGGAGGCCATCCTTACCTTACAGGCTGCAACGGTAACCTTAAGGACGCCACATCATCGAAAGAAGGAGAATCTGGCACCCCCCACAGTGAACGCCCTACTCGTGCGAGAACAATCGCCGCAGGATGGCGAACCACCTATCGAGTGGATGCTTTTGACCACGTTACCTATCACTACTTTTGAAGAAGCTCTACCATGTTTAACTTGGTACACCTATCGTTGGCGGATTGAGCGATACCATTACATCCTAAAAAGTGGTTGTCAGATAGAAAAGCTTCAGTTGGAGACGAAAGATCGGCTCATGCGTGCACTCGCAGTATACAGCATTGTGGCCTCACGTTTGCTGCGGCTTACTTATCAGGCTAGGGAAACGCCAGAGGCACCCTGCACGGAAGCGCTCAGAGAAAGCGAATGGCAGGCCCTCTATACAGCGACGCACAAGACAACCGTTCTTCCCGAGCAACCTCCGAATATGCAAACCGCTGTACTGTGGATTGCCAAACTCGGTGGTTTTCTCGGACGCAAAAGCGATGGCAATCCCGGCTTAAAGGTGCTCTGGCGAGGCTTCCGCCGACTCCATGATCTAACTACGATGTGGGAGATCCTTCACCCGCCTAATATTTATGGGTAA
- a CDS encoding DUF4338 domain-containing protein gives MSTQLMPAASGHRYCGRVFSESDIEMIRTITTSQQYPTRAAIARALCTALTWVKPDGLPKVMSARVALLRMQEDGLLSLPAPTHSYTPVCGTEFTAASNPQPEVRCAISEMASPVLHRVVTAADSKLWNEVVARYHYLGYKPLPGAQIRYLVRHENMLLAAIGFGAAAWKTAARDSFIGWTPEERTAHLHLVVNNARFLILPWVHVPNLASRILSLAVRQVVRDWPQLYGYHPVLLETFVERQRFSGTCYKAANWLYAGQTTGRGKLDRHHRQNVPVKDVYLYPLHRHFRQSLTTSRTH, from the coding sequence ATGAGTACTCAACTTATGCCAGCGGCTTCAGGTCATCGTTACTGTGGGAGAGTCTTCTCCGAATCGGATATTGAGATGATTCGGACGATCACCACATCCCAACAATATCCAACCAGAGCAGCCATTGCTCGTGCTCTGTGCACTGCCCTCACTTGGGTTAAACCTGACGGACTTCCCAAAGTCATGTCCGCCAGAGTGGCTCTATTGCGAATGCAGGAGGATGGACTTCTGTCACTCCCTGCGCCGACACATTCATACACGCCTGTCTGTGGTACGGAATTCACGGCTGCTTCCAACCCTCAACCGGAGGTGCGTTGTGCGATTTCGGAAATGGCGAGTCCCGTACTCCATCGAGTTGTCACCGCGGCAGATTCTAAGCTATGGAACGAAGTCGTGGCGCGTTATCATTATCTGGGGTACAAACCGTTGCCTGGTGCCCAGATCCGATATCTTGTCAGGCACGAAAACATGCTATTAGCTGCCATAGGCTTCGGTGCTGCTGCCTGGAAAACAGCTGCCCGAGACTCCTTTATCGGGTGGACACCTGAGGAACGTACTGCACATCTTCATTTAGTGGTCAACAACGCTCGCTTCCTAATCCTACCTTGGGTTCACGTGCCCAACCTGGCGTCTCGCATCCTTAGCCTAGCCGTTCGGCAAGTGGTGCGCGACTGGCCACAACTGTATGGATACCACCCAGTTCTACTAGAAACCTTTGTAGAACGGCAGCGATTTTCCGGCACCTGCTATAAAGCTGCCAATTGGCTCTACGCGGGTCAGACTACAGGGCGAGGTAAATTGGACCGTCATCATCGCCAGAACGTTCCTGTTAAGGATGTTTATCTGTATCCCTTACACCGCCATTTCCGACAGTCATTGACCACTTCGAGGACACACTGA
- a CDS encoding TIGR04053 family radical SAM/SPASM domain-containing protein yields MGAFNVNERPILVFWESTRACLLACKHCRAQAIAQPMPGELSTEEGYRFIESLTSFGKPYPVLIVTGGDALMREDVFALIAKARSLDIPVGVAPSVTPRLTDEAIVQMKNLGVKVISLSLDGATAQTHEGVRGIEGHFSDTIDAMQRLVDAGFEVQINTAVMRDNVHELPRIAHLLKTNGVHIWEVFFLIHVGRGIDSQEISPIECEDVSHFLFDVSTYGMTVRTVEAPFFRRVVAERKLHDPQRTMTLPEQIAEIFHLSPLYQKLSNELTMLLGASTTASKAQTSGTRDGKGIIFVSYDGTVYPAGFLPLPLGNIREESLSTIYRNHPTLQAIRSGTFSGKCGVCDYVDACGGSRSRAFSDSGDPLAEDPACSYVPTQLHVK; encoded by the coding sequence ATGGGAGCTTTCAATGTTAATGAACGACCCATACTAGTTTTTTGGGAATCGACACGAGCGTGTTTACTGGCGTGCAAACATTGCCGTGCGCAAGCCATAGCACAACCTATGCCAGGAGAACTGTCTACAGAAGAAGGATATCGTTTTATTGAAAGTTTAACCTCATTTGGTAAGCCTTATCCCGTTCTTATTGTCACAGGGGGTGATGCTCTGATGAGAGAGGATGTCTTCGCTCTCATTGCTAAAGCCCGTTCGTTAGACATTCCAGTTGGAGTAGCACCGAGCGTTACCCCACGATTAACAGATGAAGCCATTGTACAAATGAAAAATCTTGGTGTAAAGGTTATTTCGCTTAGTTTAGACGGAGCTACGGCTCAGACTCATGAAGGCGTGCGTGGAATTGAAGGGCATTTTTCTGATACGATCGACGCGATGCAAAGACTGGTTGATGCTGGTTTTGAAGTTCAGATCAATACTGCTGTGATGCGCGATAATGTTCATGAGTTACCTAGAATCGCCCACTTATTAAAAACCAACGGGGTGCACATTTGGGAAGTTTTTTTCCTCATCCACGTAGGGCGGGGAATCGATTCACAAGAAATTTCACCTATTGAATGTGAAGATGTCTCTCACTTTTTGTTTGATGTGTCTACTTATGGTATGACCGTGCGCACCGTAGAGGCACCTTTTTTTCGCAGGGTAGTAGCTGAACGAAAACTACATGATCCCCAAAGGACGATGACTCTTCCAGAACAGATCGCTGAGATCTTTCATTTGAGTCCTCTCTATCAGAAGTTATCGAACGAATTAACCATGTTATTAGGCGCTTCAACAACGGCATCTAAAGCTCAAACAAGCGGAACACGAGATGGAAAAGGCATTATCTTTGTATCTTATGATGGAACCGTCTATCCAGCAGGTTTTCTACCACTTCCACTTGGAAATATACGTGAAGAAAGCTTATCTACCATCTATCGTAACCATCCAACGCTACAGGCTATTCGCAGTGGAACTTTCAGTGGAAAATGTGGTGTGTGTGATTATGTGGATGCTTGTGGTGGGTCTCGTTCTCGTGCATTTAGTGATTCAGGAGATCCTTTAGCGGAGGATCCAGCCTGTTCTTATGTACCTACACAGTTACATGTGAAGTAA
- the hemG gene encoding protoporphyrinogen oxidase, translating to MNNPHVVIIGGGITGLVAAYRLHQLYASETEGAISCTLVEKEGRLGGKIQTKRTDAYTLEVGPDSIFTRKPAGVEFMKEIGLHDTMIPVSSQGGTLVWHQGKLHPLPPGIQTGVPSDLSAFAKTKLVSLQGKARALLEVLLPHVPYPDDVSVGEFLRKRLGNEIVDTLAAPLLSGIYAGDIDHLSLQATMPMLRELYEKNARLLLGAVRQRKRVSSVSRLSGPMFITLEHGLEQLVDHVVSQITEYTDVKVNTQALDIQLTSDGKYYIHIVEEGRESLVPADAIILATPAFDSAVLLGGLEIDVRKLKTIRYASTATVSFGYTRPSYAFSLVGSGFLVPRHEGMSITACTVVSNKWVHASKKGTLLIRCYVGRDGDEEAVTWDDEKLIRKVKEDLEKTTGLKDEPEFVHIKRWESSMPQYDVGHLQRLEQIDQEIAKLPGIFLAGAAYRGMGIPDCIQDATRVSQHVKNYLHE from the coding sequence ATGAATAACCCTCATGTGGTCATTATAGGGGGAGGAATCACTGGGCTTGTGGCCGCCTATCGTCTCCATCAACTCTATGCATCTGAAACAGAAGGTGCTATATCGTGTACTCTCGTAGAAAAAGAGGGCCGACTTGGCGGGAAAATTCAAACAAAGAGAACGGATGCATACACACTGGAAGTAGGACCAGACTCGATCTTTACCCGTAAACCGGCCGGTGTTGAATTCATGAAAGAAATAGGCTTACACGATACCATGATTCCAGTCAGTTCACAAGGTGGCACGCTTGTGTGGCATCAGGGTAAACTTCATCCTTTGCCACCAGGCATTCAAACGGGCGTTCCATCAGATCTTAGTGCCTTTGCAAAAACGAAATTAGTGAGTTTGCAAGGTAAGGCTCGTGCACTCCTTGAGGTGTTGCTTCCGCATGTACCCTATCCAGATGATGTATCAGTAGGGGAGTTTTTAAGAAAACGACTGGGCAATGAAATTGTGGATACTCTTGCAGCACCTCTTTTATCTGGGATTTACGCAGGAGATATCGATCATTTGAGTTTACAGGCCACCATGCCGATGTTACGTGAATTGTACGAAAAAAATGCTCGGTTATTACTTGGTGCAGTTCGGCAAAGAAAACGTGTATCATCGGTATCGCGCTTATCAGGGCCGATGTTTATTACACTTGAACATGGCCTCGAACAATTAGTGGATCACGTAGTATCACAGATTACAGAGTATACCGATGTGAAAGTAAATACTCAAGCCTTAGATATTCAGCTGACATCGGATGGTAAATACTATATTCACATCGTTGAAGAGGGTCGAGAGTCGCTGGTGCCTGCGGATGCAATCATTCTGGCTACACCAGCCTTTGACTCAGCTGTACTTTTGGGTGGATTAGAGATAGATGTGAGAAAGTTAAAGACCATTCGTTATGCCTCAACGGCCACTGTTTCATTCGGATATACGCGTCCTTCTTATGCATTTTCGCTTGTGGGATCTGGATTTTTAGTGCCACGTCATGAAGGGATGAGCATCACTGCCTGCACGGTTGTATCAAATAAATGGGTGCATGCGTCAAAAAAAGGAACTTTATTAATTCGCTGTTATGTGGGACGTGATGGAGATGAGGAGGCAGTTACATGGGATGATGAAAAGCTGATTCGAAAAGTGAAAGAGGATTTGGAAAAAACGACAGGGTTGAAAGATGAACCTGAGTTTGTTCACATAAAACGTTGGGAATCCTCTATGCCTCAATATGATGTTGGTCATTTACAACGACTGGAGCAAATTGATCAGGAAATCGCAAAGTTGCCGGGTATCTTTTTGGCTGGAGCTGCATATCGGGGTATGGGAATTCCTGACTGTATCCAAGATGCAACACGGGTCAGTCAGCATGTAAAAAACTATTTGCATGAATAA